In Microbacterium enclense, one genomic interval encodes:
- a CDS encoding polysaccharide lyase family 8 super-sandwich domain-containing protein yields MTTATVALAMITGALVAFPSDARASAPTTTAVAGATASVDTPAEFATLREKYAAMLTGGATFASADPDISARIAAITASGQQSWDSMKKNADRNRLWDDSPLGTDSAGVTRTYEHLRSMALAYATHGSTLEGNAQLEADLIDGLDWMNTNAYYAQGPSYQNWWHWQIGAPLALNDIVALVYDDLTSTQISDYMAAVSFYQPSVTMTGANRLWESQVIAISGIIAQDATRVAAGRDGLSALFPYVASGDGFTRDGSFVQHNFYAYNGGYGTSLLSGIADLLYLLNGSTWDITDPQRSNVSEWIYNAFEPFLSQGNLMDMVRGREISRYGVQDDDAAVPVMASIIRLSQVSPSPDAAAFKSMIKAWLAVDADKTFLSQVSVDLIVGAKAIQNDSSVAPRDELVFNRQFTGMDRTVHARPGYRFGISMASSRIAAFESINAENAKGWHTGDGMTYLYNNDLGQYNDDFWPTVDNYRLPGTTVLKNTPQKANTRTDRSGVGGASILGQYGVTGMDLHTIDRNLEAKKSWFMFDDEIVALGAGVTSTDGIDTETIVENRKLNAAGDNALTVDGATEPATLGWSDTLTGVDRVHLAGSVAGSDIGYYFPGGATVNGLREQRTGNWKQLNSSSQWGNSTPITRNYLSLSLDHGSNPTDGAYSYVLLPNKTSAQVDSYASDPDISILENSTSAQAVRENGLNVTGITFWKDEVTTAGGVTSDRKASVMVSKSAGTLDVSVADPTQKNVGQIYLSLDTPATGLISNDPEVTVLQYTPTVELKVNVDKAGGKDFHVALSLDGTQQANPAPIAIPNTYEAETLPVNALTKSFSAANDANASGGKRVQVHNSVVGDYIEYSLDVPQAGTYDVVARAFKASNNGIYQLAVDGTNVASPQDFFWNTNVAQRDQTFGSYTFTKPGSYLVRLTATGKNASASGMKLMLDYLKLVPTTGG; encoded by the coding sequence GCCTTCCCCTCCGATGCGCGCGCGAGCGCCCCGACGACGACGGCGGTCGCCGGTGCGACCGCCTCCGTAGACACCCCAGCGGAGTTCGCCACTCTGCGCGAGAAGTACGCGGCCATGCTGACCGGCGGCGCGACCTTCGCCTCCGCCGACCCCGATATCTCGGCGCGGATCGCCGCGATCACGGCATCCGGTCAGCAGTCCTGGGACTCGATGAAGAAGAACGCGGACCGCAACCGGCTGTGGGACGACTCACCGTTGGGCACCGACTCCGCGGGCGTGACCCGCACCTACGAACACCTCCGGTCGATGGCGCTCGCGTACGCGACACACGGCTCGACGTTGGAGGGGAATGCGCAGCTCGAAGCCGACCTCATCGACGGCTTGGACTGGATGAACACGAACGCCTACTACGCCCAGGGCCCGTCGTACCAGAACTGGTGGCACTGGCAGATCGGTGCACCGCTCGCGCTGAACGACATCGTCGCCCTCGTCTACGATGACCTCACCAGCACGCAGATCTCCGACTACATGGCCGCGGTCAGTTTCTACCAGCCCTCCGTGACCATGACCGGGGCGAACCGTCTGTGGGAGAGCCAGGTCATCGCGATCTCGGGGATCATCGCCCAGGACGCCACGCGCGTCGCGGCGGGCCGCGACGGTCTCAGCGCGCTCTTCCCCTACGTCGCCTCCGGCGACGGGTTCACGCGGGACGGGTCGTTCGTCCAGCACAACTTCTACGCGTACAACGGCGGCTACGGCACCTCGCTGCTCTCCGGCATCGCCGACCTGCTGTACCTGCTCAACGGATCCACGTGGGACATCACGGACCCGCAGCGATCGAACGTGAGCGAGTGGATCTACAACGCCTTCGAGCCGTTCCTCTCCCAGGGGAACCTGATGGACATGGTCCGCGGACGGGAGATCAGCCGCTACGGCGTGCAGGACGACGATGCCGCGGTACCGGTCATGGCATCCATCATCCGTCTCTCGCAGGTGTCGCCCTCCCCGGACGCCGCCGCGTTCAAGAGCATGATCAAGGCCTGGCTGGCGGTGGATGCGGACAAGACCTTCCTCAGCCAGGTCTCGGTGGATCTCATCGTGGGCGCGAAGGCGATCCAGAACGACTCCTCCGTCGCGCCGCGGGACGAGCTCGTCTTCAATCGGCAGTTCACCGGCATGGACCGCACCGTGCATGCGCGACCGGGATACCGCTTCGGCATCAGCATGGCGTCGAGCCGCATCGCCGCGTTCGAGTCGATCAATGCCGAGAATGCGAAGGGATGGCACACCGGCGACGGGATGACGTACCTGTACAACAACGACCTCGGCCAGTACAACGACGATTTCTGGCCCACCGTCGACAACTACCGGCTGCCCGGGACGACGGTCCTGAAGAACACGCCGCAGAAGGCGAACACCCGCACGGACAGATCAGGGGTCGGCGGCGCGAGCATCCTGGGTCAGTACGGCGTCACCGGGATGGACCTGCACACGATCGACCGGAACCTGGAGGCCAAGAAGTCGTGGTTCATGTTCGATGACGAGATCGTGGCCCTCGGGGCAGGAGTCACCAGCACCGACGGGATCGACACCGAGACGATCGTGGAGAACCGCAAGCTGAACGCGGCGGGCGACAATGCCCTGACCGTGGACGGGGCGACCGAGCCCGCGACGCTCGGATGGTCGGACACCCTGACGGGGGTCGACCGTGTGCACCTGGCGGGCAGCGTCGCCGGCTCGGACATCGGGTACTACTTCCCCGGGGGTGCGACGGTGAACGGCCTCCGCGAGCAGCGCACCGGGAACTGGAAGCAGCTCAACTCGTCGTCGCAGTGGGGGAACTCGACGCCCATCACGCGGAACTACCTGTCGCTCTCCCTCGATCACGGCAGCAACCCCACCGATGGCGCGTACTCCTACGTGCTCCTCCCGAACAAGACGAGCGCGCAGGTCGACAGCTACGCCTCCGACCCCGACATCAGCATCCTCGAGAACTCCACCTCTGCTCAGGCCGTGCGCGAGAACGGTCTGAACGTCACGGGCATCACCTTCTGGAAGGACGAGGTCACGACCGCCGGAGGCGTCACCTCCGACCGGAAGGCGTCGGTCATGGTGAGCAAGAGCGCGGGCACCCTCGACGTCTCGGTCGCCGACCCGACGCAGAAGAACGTCGGCCAGATCTACCTCTCGCTCGACACGCCGGCCACCGGCTTGATCTCGAACGACCCGGAGGTGACCGTGCTGCAGTACACGCCGACGGTCGAGCTCAAAGTGAACGTCGACAAGGCGGGCGGCAAGGACTTCCACGTCGCGTTGTCGCTCGACGGCACCCAGCAGGCCAACCCGGCACCGATCGCGATTCCGAACACGTACGAAGCCGAGACGCTCCCGGTCAATGCGCTCACGAAGTCGTTCTCGGCTGCCAACGACGCCAACGCGAGCGGCGGGAAGAGGGTCCAGGTCCACAACTCCGTCGTGGGCGACTACATCGAGTACAGCCTCGACGTTCCGCAGGCGGGCACCTACGACGTGGTCGCACGGGCCTTCAAAGCGAGCAACAACGGCATCTACCAGCTCGCGGTCGACGGAACGAACGTCGCGAGCCCGCAGGACTTCTTCTGGAACACCAACGTCGCGCAACGCGATCAGACGTTCGGCTCGTACACGTTCACGAAGCCGGGCAGCTATCTCGTGCGGCTGACGGCGACGGGCAAGAACGCCAGCGCTTCGGGGATGAAGCTGATGCTCGACTATCTGAAGCTGGTGCCCACAACGGGCGGCTAG
- a CDS encoding glycerate kinase has protein sequence MRVVRAPDSLTGSAPAEGVVRALAEGVRYANPSIEAAARPMAGGGEGTERGAGGRSAR, from the coding sequence GTGAGGGTCGTCCGCGCCCCCGACAGCCTCACAGGTTCCGCACCCGCGGAGGGGGTGGTCCGCGCGCTCGCCGAGGGAGTGCGATACGCCAACCCCTCGATCGAGGCGGCAGCGCGCCCGATGGCGGGCGGCGGCGAGGGCACCGAACGCGGAGCGGGCGGTCGCTCCGCACGGTGA
- a CDS encoding sugar phosphate isomerase/epimerase: MKPHPRLSINQATIKHADLRTALELTVAAGYEAIGLWREPVAEVGLATACAMLRDTGLRFTTSCRAGFFTGAGSLDDNRRAIDETAELAAAGAPGSTPTLVIVAGGLPPGSRDLAGTRERVSDAIGELVPRARGAGVTLAIEPLHPLYATDRCVVSTLSQALDLAEPFASNEVGVTVDTFHVFWDPGALAAIERAGREGRIATYQVCDWKTPLAADVLLSRHYPGDGVIDFAALTRAVQATGYDRDIEVEIFHADIWERDPKVVLAETARAFQDVVAPHLRRVPVPAGRRATSA; encoded by the coding sequence GTGAAGCCCCACCCGCGCCTGTCGATCAACCAGGCGACCATCAAGCACGCCGACCTCCGCACCGCGCTGGAGTTGACGGTCGCCGCGGGTTACGAGGCGATCGGCCTGTGGCGCGAGCCCGTGGCCGAGGTCGGCCTCGCCACCGCGTGCGCGATGCTGCGGGATACGGGACTGCGGTTCACCACGTCGTGTCGCGCGGGCTTCTTCACCGGAGCGGGGTCGCTCGACGACAACCGCCGCGCGATCGACGAGACCGCGGAGTTGGCCGCGGCGGGAGCGCCCGGTTCGACTCCGACGCTCGTCATCGTGGCCGGTGGACTCCCCCCGGGATCTCGCGACCTCGCGGGGACCCGTGAGCGTGTGAGCGACGCGATCGGCGAGCTGGTCCCGCGCGCCCGGGGTGCCGGCGTCACCCTCGCGATCGAGCCGCTTCACCCCCTGTACGCGACCGACCGGTGCGTCGTGTCGACGCTCTCCCAGGCCCTCGATCTCGCGGAGCCCTTCGCGTCGAACGAGGTGGGCGTCACGGTCGACACGTTCCACGTGTTCTGGGATCCGGGGGCGCTCGCAGCGATCGAGCGGGCGGGACGCGAGGGGCGCATCGCGACGTACCAGGTGTGCGACTGGAAGACCCCCCTCGCCGCCGACGTGCTCCTCAGCCGCCACTACCCCGGCGACGGCGTGATCGACTTCGCCGCTCTCACGCGTGCCGTCCAGGCGACGGGGTACGACCGTGACATCGAGGTCGAGATCTTCCACGCCGACATCTGGGAGCGCGACCCGAAGGTCGTGCTGGCCGAGACCGCACGCGCGTTCCAGGACGTCGTCGCCCCGCATCTGCGGCGCGTTCCGGTTCCGGCCGGCCGCCGCGCGACCAGCGCGTGA
- a CDS encoding DUF993 family protein, whose protein sequence is MTGLRLLGPDGRITGTELRAAPSWPRPTSPLRSRVVYAAAHVVPLAWADNTPGAPARIDWDATLDFRRFLFSWGLGVADAMDTAQRNMGLDTRATRELIARSAEVAREEGGSLVVGVNTDHLEATSASLSQIVDAYVWQLEFAEEQGADAVLMASRHLARTATSADDYRRVYREVVSRASRPVVLHWLGEAFDQELAGYFGSTRGEDAATTLLDIIEENVDRVAGVKMSLLDADAERWVRARLPEGVRMFTGDDFHYVDLLDDAEPPSASTRTHSDALLGAFAAIAPAASTAIRALDAGDHPTYRAVLAPTTPLSRHLFAPPTHFYKTGVAFLSWLNGHQPAFQMVGGLHSARSLPHLSRIVELANTANVLEDPQRAASRWHALLRVNGADE, encoded by the coding sequence ATGACCGGGCTTCGCCTGCTCGGTCCGGATGGCCGAATCACCGGGACCGAGCTGCGCGCCGCGCCGTCCTGGCCCAGGCCCACCTCACCCCTACGCAGCCGGGTCGTGTACGCGGCCGCGCACGTCGTCCCCCTGGCGTGGGCAGACAACACCCCCGGCGCGCCCGCCCGCATCGACTGGGACGCGACGCTGGACTTCCGTCGCTTCCTCTTCTCGTGGGGCCTCGGTGTCGCGGATGCGATGGACACCGCGCAGCGCAACATGGGGCTGGACACCCGCGCGACCCGCGAGCTGATCGCTCGGTCCGCGGAGGTCGCCCGTGAGGAAGGCGGCTCGCTGGTCGTGGGGGTGAACACCGATCACCTCGAGGCCACGAGCGCGTCCCTCTCGCAGATCGTCGACGCCTACGTCTGGCAGCTCGAGTTCGCGGAGGAACAAGGAGCGGATGCCGTGCTCATGGCATCCCGTCATCTCGCGCGCACCGCCACCTCGGCGGACGACTACCGCCGGGTGTACCGCGAGGTGGTGAGCCGCGCGTCGCGCCCGGTCGTGCTGCACTGGCTCGGGGAGGCGTTCGATCAAGAGCTGGCGGGATACTTCGGCTCGACGCGCGGGGAGGACGCGGCGACCACGCTGCTCGACATCATCGAGGAGAACGTGGACCGCGTCGCCGGGGTCAAGATGAGCCTGCTCGACGCCGACGCGGAGCGGTGGGTGCGGGCGCGGTTGCCGGAGGGCGTCCGCATGTTCACCGGCGACGACTTCCACTACGTCGATCTGCTCGACGACGCCGAGCCCCCGTCTGCGAGCACACGTACCCATTCCGATGCCCTCCTCGGAGCGTTCGCCGCCATCGCGCCCGCCGCCTCTACGGCGATCCGAGCCCTCGACGCCGGCGACCACCCGACGTACCGCGCCGTGCTGGCTCCCACCACACCGCTGAGCCGGCACCTGTTCGCGCCCCCGACGCACTTCTACAAGACGGGAGTCGCGTTCCTCTCGTGGCTCAACGGACACCAGCCGGCGTTCCAGATGGTCGGCGGCCTGCACTCCGCGCGGAGCCTCCCCCACCTGTCGCGGATCGTCGAGTTGGCGAACACGGCGAACGTCCTCGAGGACCCCCAGCGGGCGGCATCCCGCTGGCACGCCCTTCTGCGCGTGAACGGAGCGGACGAGTGA
- a CDS encoding Gfo/Idh/MocA family oxidoreductase: MTLATDTAVRTREIGVILNGATGRMGYRQHLVRSILAIRDAGGIDLPDGSRVTVKPLLVGRNRATLAELAARHDIEDFTTDLDAALADPRWEIYADFLVTKARAAALRRAIAAGKTIYTEKPTAESLEEALELARLAAEAGVKTGVVHDKLYLPGLQKLKRLIDSGFFGRILSVRGEFGYWVFEGDWQRAQRPSWNYRAEDGGGIIVDMFPHWNYVLENLFGPVRSVYAEAATHIHDRWDESGTHYTATAEDAAYGIFELEGGVIAQINSSWTVRVHRDELVEFHVDGTHGSAVVGLFGAEIQPRSATPKPVWNPDLEDAHDYAADWHRLPDNDVFLNGFRQQWQDFLVSYVQETPYAFDLLAGARGVQLAEAGLRSSREGRKIALETLTAVPGGVAR, from the coding sequence ATGACCCTTGCGACCGACACCGCCGTCCGCACCCGCGAGATCGGCGTCATCCTGAACGGCGCCACGGGACGCATGGGATATCGCCAGCACCTCGTGCGCTCGATCCTCGCGATTCGCGACGCCGGAGGCATCGACCTCCCCGACGGCTCCCGCGTGACCGTGAAGCCGCTGCTCGTCGGCCGCAACCGCGCGACCCTCGCCGAGCTCGCGGCCCGGCACGACATCGAGGACTTCACCACCGACCTGGATGCCGCTCTCGCGGACCCGCGCTGGGAGATCTACGCCGACTTCCTCGTGACGAAAGCGCGGGCCGCGGCGCTGCGAAGGGCGATCGCCGCGGGCAAGACCATCTACACCGAGAAGCCCACCGCGGAGAGCCTGGAGGAAGCCCTCGAGCTCGCCCGTCTCGCCGCGGAAGCCGGGGTGAAGACCGGTGTCGTGCACGACAAGCTCTACCTGCCGGGTCTGCAGAAGCTGAAGCGCCTGATCGACTCCGGGTTCTTCGGACGCATCCTCTCCGTCCGCGGCGAGTTCGGCTACTGGGTCTTCGAGGGCGACTGGCAGCGCGCCCAGCGCCCGAGCTGGAACTACCGCGCCGAAGACGGCGGCGGCATCATCGTCGACATGTTCCCGCACTGGAACTACGTGCTGGAGAACCTGTTCGGGCCTGTGCGGAGCGTGTACGCGGAAGCCGCCACGCACATCCACGACCGCTGGGACGAGTCGGGGACGCACTACACGGCCACCGCCGAGGACGCGGCCTACGGCATCTTCGAGCTCGAGGGCGGGGTCATCGCGCAGATCAACTCCTCCTGGACCGTCCGCGTCCATCGCGACGAACTGGTCGAGTTCCACGTCGACGGAACCCACGGCTCCGCCGTCGTCGGTCTGTTCGGTGCCGAGATCCAACCGCGCAGCGCCACGCCCAAGCCGGTGTGGAACCCCGACCTCGAGGACGCGCACGACTACGCCGCCGACTGGCACCGCCTGCCCGACAACGACGTCTTCCTCAACGGCTTCCGGCAGCAGTGGCAGGACTTCCTCGTCTCCTACGTCCAGGAGACGCCCTACGCGTTCGACCTCCTCGCCGGCGCGCGCGGAGTGCAGCTGGCCGAGGCGGGCCTTCGCTCGAGCCGCGAGGGGCGGAAGATCGCGCTGGAGACCCTGACGGCGGTGCCCGGTGGTGTCGCCCGATGA